In Streptococcus dysgalactiae subsp. dysgalactiae, the following are encoded in one genomic region:
- the accD gene encoding acetyl-CoA carboxylase, carboxyltransferase subunit beta → MALFRKKDKYIRITPNNSLKGSVSQVIPEVPDELFAKCPACKHMIYKKDLGLAKICPTCSYNFRISAQERLILTVDEGSFQELFTSIETKDPLRFPGYQEKLQKAKETTGLHEAVLTGKAMVKEQKIALAIMDSHFIMASMGTVVGEKITRLFELAIEENLPVVIFTASGGARMQEGIMSLMQMAKVSAAVKRHSNAGLFYLTILTDPTTGGVTASFAMEGDIILAEPQSLVGFAGRRVIETTVRENLPDDFQKAEFLQDHGFVDAIVKRTELRDKVAHLVAFHGGGQ, encoded by the coding sequence ATGGCCTTATTTCGTAAAAAAGATAAATACATCCGTATTACTCCCAATAATTCCCTCAAAGGCTCGGTGAGTCAGGTTATCCCAGAAGTGCCAGATGAACTTTTTGCCAAATGCCCAGCTTGCAAGCATATGATTTACAAAAAAGATTTAGGTTTAGCCAAGATTTGCCCGACTTGTTCTTATAATTTTAGGATTTCTGCCCAAGAGCGGCTGATCTTAACAGTTGATGAAGGCTCTTTCCAGGAATTATTTACAAGTATTGAAACCAAGGATCCGTTACGTTTTCCAGGTTATCAGGAAAAATTACAAAAAGCCAAGGAAACAACTGGTCTGCATGAAGCTGTTTTGACAGGGAAGGCTATGGTTAAGGAGCAAAAGATTGCTCTTGCTATTATGGATTCTCACTTTATTATGGCTAGTATGGGAACTGTTGTTGGGGAAAAAATTACCCGATTGTTTGAATTGGCTATCGAAGAAAACCTGCCGGTGGTGATTTTTACGGCTTCAGGAGGCGCCCGTATGCAAGAGGGGATTATGAGCCTTATGCAAATGGCCAAGGTCTCTGCAGCTGTGAAAAGACATTCTAATGCAGGCCTCTTTTACCTCACTATTTTGACAGATCCAACTACTGGTGGGGTAACAGCTAGTTTTGCCATGGAAGGGGATATTATTTTAGCAGAACCTCAATCCTTGGTTGGATTTGCTGGACGCCGTGTTATTGAAACCACAGTACGTGAGAATTTGCCGGATGATTTTCAAAAAGCAGAATTTTTACAAGACCATGGTTTTGTAGATGCTATCGTGAAACGAACAGAATTGCGAGACAAGGTTGCTCACTTGGTAGCATTTCATGGAGGTGGCCAATGA
- a CDS encoding acetyl-CoA carboxylase biotin carboxylase subunit: protein MFKKILIANRGEIAVRIIRAARELGISTVAVYSEADKEALHTILADEAVCIGPARSKESYLNMNSVLSAAIVTGAQAIHPGFGFLSENSKFTTMCEEMNIKFIGPSASVMDKMGDKINARTEMIKAGVPVIPGSDGEVYNAQEALAIANKIGYPVMLKASAGGGGKGIRKVETEADLEAAFNAASQEALGAFGNGAMYLEKVIYPARHIEVQILGDAHGTIIHLGERDCSLQRNNQKVLEESPSIAIGNTLRQEMGEAAVRAAKAVAYENAGTIEFLLDEDSGEFYFMEMNTRVQVEHPVTEFVTGVDIVKEQIRIAAGQPLSVSQDDITITGHAIECRINAENPAFNFAPSPGKITDLYMPSGGVGLRVDSAVYSGYAIPPYYDSMIAKIIVHGDNRFDALMKMQRALFELEIEGIITNTDFQLDLISDKRVIAGDYDTSFLMETFLPHYNKD, encoded by the coding sequence GATTTCCACAGTTGCTGTTTATTCAGAAGCAGACAAGGAAGCTCTTCACACGATTTTGGCAGATGAAGCTGTCTGTATTGGACCAGCCCGTTCCAAGGAATCTTACCTGAACATGAATTCCGTCTTGTCAGCAGCTATTGTGACAGGAGCGCAAGCTATTCATCCAGGCTTCGGCTTTTTAAGTGAAAATTCAAAATTTACGACCATGTGTGAGGAGATGAACATCAAATTTATCGGCCCTTCCGCATCGGTTATGGATAAAATGGGTGATAAAATCAATGCCCGTACTGAAATGATCAAGGCAGGAGTGCCAGTTATTCCAGGATCAGATGGTGAAGTTTATAACGCCCAAGAAGCCTTAGCTATTGCCAATAAGATTGGCTATCCTGTTATGTTAAAAGCATCGGCAGGTGGCGGTGGTAAAGGGATTCGTAAAGTGGAGACAGAGGCAGATTTGGAAGCAGCTTTTAATGCTGCCAGTCAAGAAGCCCTAGGTGCTTTCGGAAATGGAGCCATGTATCTAGAAAAAGTCATCTATCCAGCTAGACACATTGAGGTGCAAATTTTAGGTGACGCTCACGGAACGATTATTCACTTGGGTGAACGTGACTGCTCCTTGCAACGGAATAACCAGAAAGTCTTGGAAGAAAGTCCGTCCATTGCTATTGGCAATACGCTTCGCCAAGAAATGGGAGAAGCAGCGGTTAGAGCAGCTAAAGCTGTAGCCTATGAAAATGCAGGAACCATTGAGTTCTTGTTGGATGAGGACAGTGGGGAATTCTATTTTATGGAAATGAATACCCGTGTTCAAGTTGAGCATCCTGTCACAGAATTTGTAACAGGAGTTGATATTGTCAAAGAACAAATCAGAATTGCAGCAGGGCAACCTCTTTCTGTCTCTCAAGATGACATCACCATTACTGGACATGCTATTGAATGTCGTATCAATGCGGAAAATCCTGCCTTTAATTTTGCGCCGAGCCCAGGAAAGATTACAGATTTGTATATGCCAAGTGGTGGTGTAGGGCTACGCGTGGATTCGGCTGTTTACAGTGGCTACGCTATTCCTCCTTATTATGATAGTATGATTGCCAAGATCATTGTTCATGGGGATAATCGTTTTGATGCTTTGATGAAAATGCAGCGAGCCTTGTTTGAATTGGAAATTGAAGGTATCATTACGAATACTGATTTTCAATTGGACTTGATTTCCGATAAACGAGTGATTGCAGGAGACTATGATACCTCCTTCTTGATGGAAACATTTTTACCACATTACAATAAAGATTAG